The Salvelinus fontinalis isolate EN_2023a chromosome 9, ASM2944872v1, whole genome shotgun sequence genome has a window encoding:
- the sycp3 gene encoding synaptonemal complex protein 3 codes for MASTGRKQSKKTKHAEDSTDIKSFDFALEDEKTELSCSEDDIREDETPVVDKMAKKRSFEEDDLKVGVGNEVQTMLERFGADISKAMQAKRKRLETFTKSTLKGSNQKLEQLWNTQYAQRQKLTQEYSQQVSSVLQQWEIDAQKSEDQEEKLNNLFRQQQKLFQQARVVQSQKLKTIKELYEQFIKNMEEMEKSHETFLQGAQVELKKEMAVLQKKVMMDTQQQEMATVRKSLQSMLF; via the exons ATGGCCTCCACTGGGAGAAAACAGTCAAAGAAAACGAAGCATGCAGAAGACTCAACTGACATAAAATCGTTTGATTTCGCACTTGAGGACGAAAAGACAGAACTGAGTTGTTCAGAGGATGACATACGAGAag ATGAAACTCCTGTTGTTGACAAGATGGCCAAGAAAAGGTCATTTGAGGAGGATGATCTAAAAGTTGGAGTGGG GAACGAGGTACAAACCATGTTGGAGAGATTTGGAG CTGATATAAGCAAAGCCATGCAGGCCAAGAGGAAACGTTTAGAGACCTTCACCAAGAGCACACTGAAGGGCAGCAATCAGAAACTGGAGCAGCTGTGGAATACCCAGTATGCACAAAG GCAGAAGCTGACTCAGGAGTACTCACAGCAGGTGTCATCTGTGCTGCAGCAATGGGAGATTGATGCACAGAAATCAGAGGATCAGGAGGAAAAATTGAAT AACTTGTTTCGCCAGCAACAAAAACTGTTCCAGCAGGCTAGAGTGGTGCAAAGCCAGAAACTGAAAACCATCAAAGAGCTATACGAGCAGTTCATTAAG AACatggaggagatggagaagagCCATGAGACCTTCTTGCAGGGGGCACAGGTGGAGCTGAAGAAGGAGATGGCAGTGTTGCAGAAGAAAGTTATGATGGACACT